From Chlamydiifrater volucris, one genomic window encodes:
- the dnaE gene encoding DNA polymerase III subunit alpha yields the protein MNWIPLHCHSQYSILDSTNSINSLVEKAVEFSIPALALTDHGNLYGAIPFYKECTKHGVKPIIGAELYVAPNSRFEKKKEKHRRVAHHLILLCKNDLGYQNLCKLSSLAFTEGFYYFPRVDKDLLAEYHEGLICLSACLSGSIPQAILHAPDSLETEIRWFHDLFGEDFYLELQLHEMSDDSLEKIDEEWLRQEHKNFVLQQKQVNTALIASSKKFSIPVVATNDIHYIHPDDWLAHEILLNIQSGETIRTAKQNTYVSNPKRKFYPSREYYFKSPGEMLAIFSDIPEAISNTNIVAEKCNLELDFDKKHYPIYVPEELKGTSYTEKERYEASAKFLRQLCDEGLKTKYSPEVLEYIAKKFPGKDPMNVVKERLESEMSVIIPKGMCDYLLIVWDIIHWAKANGIPVGPGRGSGAGSVMLFLMGITEIEPIRFDLFFERFINPERISYPDIDIDICMSGRENVINYTLERHGRENVAQIITFGTMKAKMAIKDVGRTLDIPLSKVNSIAKHIPDLNTTLEKALEIDPDLNHLYTHDPDATQIIDMALKLEGSIRNTGVHAAGVIICGEKLIDKIPICISKDSSMITTQYSMKPVESVGMLKVDFLGLKTLTSIRLAINSIQKKTGTQLSISNLPLDDLKTFALLHQGKTLGIFQMESKGMQELAKNLRPDTFEEIIAIGALYRPGPMDMIPSFINRKFGKEIIEYDHPLMESILKETFGIMVYQEQVMQIAGSLANYSLGEGDVLRRAMGKKDAEQMVKERARFCERACNNGIDSQLATTIFDKMEKFASYGFNKSHAAAYGLITYTTAYLKANYPREWMAALLTSDRDDIEKVGKLIREVKNMDIAVLPPDINESDLDFVATDQGIRFALTGIKGVGKGVVESILEERLARGPYKDIYDFISRSDLKKVSKKTIECLTDAGCFDFSEPNRDKALALTETIYESVAKEKKEAASGVMTFFSLKTMQKDSPVIKKDVSFVSRSKRELLKKEKELLGIYLTEHPLDAIKHLIPRLSGVPFSEFENLPHAATVRTTFIIDKVVTKISSKGQRRFAVLRVSDGEDSVELPIWPELYEEKQTLLEEDRLIYAILTIDRRGGESLRLHCKWMADLATVNENIITECDEAFEKIKIQMQKVAYMTSQPSNSIEKKQAPAMKKHTTVLSMDLRQIKHSHIVTLKDLIQSYSGDIPLKLVFTREDTLVGTVSPDESFYVSEDLEGLARELEGLGLPVTVAKE from the coding sequence TTGAACTGGATCCCTTTGCATTGTCACTCTCAATACTCTATATTGGATTCAACAAATTCAATAAACAGCCTAGTAGAGAAAGCCGTTGAGTTTAGTATTCCCGCCTTGGCTTTGACGGACCACGGAAATCTCTATGGAGCTATTCCTTTCTACAAAGAATGCACGAAGCATGGCGTCAAGCCTATCATTGGAGCGGAGCTTTATGTAGCTCCAAATTCTAGATTTGAAAAAAAGAAAGAAAAGCACCGACGAGTTGCTCATCATTTAATTTTACTCTGTAAAAATGATCTAGGTTATCAAAATCTCTGTAAATTATCTTCTTTAGCATTTACTGAAGGATTTTACTACTTTCCAAGAGTGGATAAAGATTTATTAGCAGAATATCACGAGGGCCTTATTTGTTTATCAGCTTGTCTCAGTGGATCTATCCCTCAAGCCATCCTTCACGCCCCAGATTCTTTGGAAACAGAAATACGGTGGTTCCATGATCTCTTCGGAGAGGATTTCTACCTAGAACTACAACTTCACGAGATGTCGGATGATTCTTTAGAAAAAATTGATGAAGAATGGCTGAGACAAGAACATAAAAACTTTGTTTTACAACAAAAACAGGTTAACACTGCCTTAATCGCCTCCAGCAAAAAATTTTCTATTCCTGTTGTGGCCACAAATGACATCCATTACATCCATCCTGATGATTGGCTAGCCCATGAAATCCTTCTAAACATTCAGAGCGGAGAAACCATACGCACGGCCAAGCAAAATACGTATGTCTCAAATCCTAAACGAAAATTCTATCCTTCAAGAGAATACTATTTTAAGTCTCCTGGGGAAATGCTAGCTATATTTTCTGATATTCCAGAGGCTATTTCAAATACCAACATCGTCGCAGAGAAGTGTAACCTTGAGTTAGATTTTGACAAAAAACATTACCCCATATACGTCCCAGAAGAACTCAAGGGGACTTCCTATACTGAGAAAGAACGTTATGAAGCATCTGCTAAGTTTCTCAGACAGCTCTGCGATGAAGGATTGAAAACGAAATATTCTCCTGAAGTTTTAGAGTACATAGCAAAAAAATTTCCAGGCAAAGACCCAATGAACGTAGTTAAGGAACGTCTGGAAAGTGAGATGTCTGTCATCATCCCTAAGGGAATGTGCGATTATCTACTCATTGTTTGGGATATTATTCACTGGGCCAAAGCTAACGGCATCCCTGTAGGGCCTGGAAGGGGCTCCGGAGCTGGGTCTGTCATGCTCTTTTTAATGGGTATTACGGAGATCGAACCCATACGGTTTGACCTGTTCTTTGAAAGATTTATTAACCCTGAAAGAATTTCTTACCCTGACATTGACATCGATATATGCATGTCTGGGCGAGAAAATGTGATCAATTACACTTTGGAACGACATGGCAGAGAGAATGTTGCTCAAATTATCACATTTGGCACGATGAAAGCCAAGATGGCCATTAAAGACGTGGGACGCACGCTAGATATCCCTCTGTCTAAAGTAAATTCAATTGCCAAACATATCCCAGACTTAAATACAACTTTAGAAAAAGCTCTAGAGATAGACCCTGATTTAAACCATCTGTACACTCATGATCCTGATGCTACTCAGATCATTGATATGGCTCTCAAATTAGAAGGCTCTATTCGAAACACTGGTGTGCATGCAGCTGGTGTTATCATTTGTGGAGAGAAGCTTATTGATAAAATTCCTATCTGCATATCAAAAGACTCTTCCATGATCACCACACAATACTCAATGAAACCCGTCGAGAGTGTTGGCATGTTGAAAGTTGATTTTCTAGGATTAAAAACTCTCACCAGTATTCGGTTAGCAATCAACTCAATTCAAAAAAAGACTGGCACGCAACTTAGCATTAGTAATCTTCCTCTTGATGATCTGAAAACTTTCGCTCTCCTACACCAGGGAAAGACTCTTGGCATATTCCAAATGGAATCCAAGGGCATGCAAGAGTTAGCTAAAAACTTACGCCCAGATACATTTGAGGAAATTATCGCTATAGGAGCCTTATATCGCCCAGGTCCCATGGACATGATCCCTTCTTTTATCAACAGGAAGTTTGGGAAAGAAATCATAGAATATGACCATCCTTTAATGGAGAGTATCCTTAAAGAAACGTTCGGAATCATGGTTTATCAAGAACAAGTTATGCAGATAGCAGGTTCCCTCGCCAATTATTCATTAGGTGAAGGTGATGTTTTACGGCGAGCCATGGGGAAGAAAGATGCTGAGCAGATGGTGAAAGAGCGTGCGCGTTTCTGTGAAAGAGCTTGTAACAATGGTATCGATTCTCAATTAGCAACAACCATTTTTGACAAAATGGAAAAATTTGCTTCCTACGGGTTTAACAAATCTCATGCAGCAGCCTATGGTCTTATTACTTACACAACTGCTTACCTAAAAGCTAACTATCCTAGAGAGTGGATGGCTGCATTATTAACTTCTGATCGAGATGACATTGAGAAGGTTGGAAAGTTAATTCGAGAAGTTAAAAACATGGATATTGCTGTATTACCTCCCGACATCAATGAATCGGACCTAGATTTTGTGGCTACGGATCAAGGTATTCGTTTCGCTCTTACAGGAATTAAAGGTGTTGGAAAAGGTGTCGTAGAGAGCATTTTAGAGGAACGTCTAGCCCGAGGACCTTACAAAGATATCTATGATTTTATATCCAGATCTGATTTGAAGAAAGTTTCAAAAAAAACCATAGAATGCCTTACAGATGCAGGATGTTTTGATTTTTCGGAACCCAATCGAGATAAAGCTTTGGCCTTAACAGAAACCATCTACGAATCCGTGGCCAAAGAGAAAAAGGAAGCTGCTTCTGGAGTGATGACCTTCTTTTCTCTGAAAACCATGCAAAAAGACTCTCCAGTAATCAAGAAAGATGTTTCTTTTGTTTCTAGAAGTAAGCGAGAGCTACTGAAAAAAGAAAAAGAACTGTTGGGAATTTATCTTACAGAGCATCCCCTAGATGCTATTAAACACCTTATTCCTCGACTTTCCGGAGTTCCTTTTAGCGAATTTGAGAACCTTCCTCACGCTGCAACTGTGAGGACAACATTTATCATAGACAAAGTTGTCACCAAAATTTCCTCGAAAGGGCAAAGACGATTTGCAGTCCTTAGAGTTAGTGATGGAGAAGATTCTGTTGAATTGCCTATATGGCCCGAGTTGTATGAAGAAAAACAAACTTTATTGGAAGAGGATCGCCTCATTTATGCTATTCTAACCATAGACAGACGAGGTGGAGAATCTCTGCGTTTACATTGCAAGTGGATGGCAGATTTAGCTACTGTAAATGAGAATATCATTACGGAATGCGATGAAGCGTTCGAGAAAATAAAAATTCAAATGCAAAAAGTCGCGTACATGACTTCTCAACCTTCTAACTCGATAGAAAAAAAACAGGCTCCCGCGATGAAAAAGCACACTACTGTTCTCAGTATGGATTTACGACAAATAAAACACAGTCACATAGTGACTCTAAAAGATCTAATTCAAAGTTACTCTGGAGATATTCCCTTAAAGTTAGTTTTTACAAGAGAAGATACTTTGGTAGGAACCGTTTCTCCTGATGAAAGTTTCTACGTATCAGAAGATTTAGAAGGTTTAGCTCGAGAACTGGAAGGGTTAGGGTTACCAGTGACGGTAGCTAAAGAGTAG